A region from the Salicibibacter cibarius genome encodes:
- the essB gene encoding type VII secretion protein EssB: protein MEEQKKFYLEEQTGALFERDLEAGTYTFIFQTAQVKLTDSLEAELLKDQDQEMERMFEQESDELRLIVKPYSYLFPYGTLRKKSHYAKLLAAHSLLEKVQNHSSSRLHLIVCPENLMMNEGMDVTFLHYGVKESLPPYEQDEEKLFAELQATLLVLLDEQYRFNEYMHYADTLKLSNHAKQLKEQQSITDLHKLVSAWIQAFEENEKEMYALPRKKWKVQKGIYIGLIVLLVPAIAYIIYAMAFLQPRQDAFIASNEAFIENNSSEVIDTLEPYNPDQMPRVVQYQLAHSYLAHETLDEDQLSNVQNMVTLQSAEPYFQYWIAIGRGENEDATEIARDLQDQDLIMYGNLQWRDEIRNDESITGEDQEELLSDIQGEIDEYLTEQEQQEEEEAQEEEEAEQEQLAEDEEEEEEEENEDEEDEEDEEDE from the coding sequence GTGGAGGAACAAAAGAAGTTCTATCTGGAAGAGCAAACGGGAGCATTGTTTGAAAGGGATCTCGAAGCAGGCACTTATACATTTATATTCCAAACGGCTCAAGTAAAGCTTACTGACTCCCTGGAAGCGGAACTTTTAAAAGATCAGGATCAGGAAATGGAGCGGATGTTTGAACAAGAATCAGACGAGCTTCGTTTGATTGTAAAGCCCTATTCCTATTTGTTCCCATACGGCACGTTACGAAAAAAGAGCCATTATGCGAAGTTGCTTGCAGCACATTCTTTGTTGGAAAAAGTGCAAAATCATTCAAGTTCCCGACTTCACCTTATCGTCTGTCCGGAGAATCTGATGATGAATGAAGGGATGGATGTCACTTTTTTGCATTACGGTGTTAAAGAAAGCTTGCCACCGTACGAACAAGACGAAGAGAAGCTGTTCGCAGAATTGCAGGCAACGTTACTCGTTTTATTAGATGAGCAGTACCGTTTTAACGAATATATGCACTATGCGGATACGTTGAAATTGTCCAATCATGCCAAACAATTAAAAGAACAACAATCAATTACAGATTTACATAAACTGGTTTCCGCGTGGATTCAAGCGTTTGAAGAAAATGAAAAAGAGATGTATGCATTGCCGCGCAAGAAATGGAAAGTTCAAAAGGGCATCTATATCGGACTGATTGTGCTGCTTGTTCCGGCGATTGCCTACATTATTTACGCTATGGCGTTCCTGCAACCGAGGCAAGATGCTTTTATCGCGAGCAACGAAGCGTTTATTGAAAACAATTCCAGCGAAGTGATCGATACTTTGGAACCCTATAATCCGGATCAAATGCCAAGAGTTGTGCAATATCAGTTGGCTCATTCCTACCTTGCCCATGAAACATTGGATGAGGATCAATTGTCAAACGTCCAGAACATGGTAACGCTCCAATCGGCTGAGCCTTATTTTCAATATTGGATTGCCATTGGACGCGGGGAAAATGAAGACGCGACGGAAATTGCAAGAGATTTGCAGGATCAGGATTTGATCATGTATGGGAATCTCCAATGGAGAGATGAAATTCGTAACGACGAATCGATTACCGGTGAGGATCAAGAGGAGCTTCTGTCTGACATACAGGGGGAAATCGATGAGTATCTGACGGAACAAGAACAACAGGAAGAGGAAGAAGCGCAGGAAGAGGAAGAAGCAGAGCAAGAACAATTGGCTGAGGATGAAGAAGAGGAAGAAGAAGAGGAGAACGAGGACGAAGAAGACGAGGAGGATGAAGAAGATGAGTAG
- a CDS encoding STM3941 family protein yields the protein MFEELHFYESKEKNALILIAALLFVLAVSYFAYVGMVEEEPYDIAMGTLGAVFFLVAFIFGLVRLLSAKPYVTLTKEHLVLYLMPNMPIEIKFEDIAGYMPYATRHQNFIGIVLHNEEEYSVLMPLAMQKTAEVNKEMGIPVFGITWNRLKKKDQLLYELERRTPKLQETRD from the coding sequence ATGTTTGAGGAGCTTCACTTTTATGAATCGAAAGAGAAAAATGCTCTAATTCTCATTGCCGCATTGCTATTCGTATTGGCAGTTTCCTATTTTGCATATGTGGGGATGGTTGAAGAAGAGCCATACGACATTGCTATGGGTACTCTTGGTGCTGTGTTTTTTCTTGTCGCTTTCATTTTTGGTTTGGTTAGATTATTAAGTGCAAAGCCATATGTAACGTTGACTAAGGAGCACCTTGTCCTTTATTTAATGCCAAACATGCCGATCGAGATTAAGTTTGAGGATATTGCCGGTTATATGCCTTACGCTACTCGTCATCAAAACTTCATTGGGATTGTTTTGCATAATGAGGAAGAATATAGTGTGCTCATGCCCCTGGCGATGCAGAAAACAGCAGAGGTAAACAAGGAAATGGGTATCCCTGTATTTGGGATAACATGGAATCGGCTGAAAAAGAAAGATCAACTATTATATGAACTGGAACGGCGTACGCCTAAACTTCAAGAGACGAGGGATTAA
- a CDS encoding EsaB/YukD family protein: MYIQITVDLHNYEKQGFDLRLSDQYTAKKLVDLTWKIKDMNVPRREGSWIRIANKEKVVSGDETLEGSGVTNGDRLEIL; encoded by the coding sequence GTGTACATTCAAATAACCGTGGACCTCCATAATTACGAGAAACAGGGCTTTGATTTGCGGTTATCCGATCAATATACAGCCAAGAAGCTCGTGGATCTAACCTGGAAAATTAAGGATATGAATGTTCCGAGACGGGAAGGAAGCTGGATTCGGATCGCAAATAAGGAGAAAGTGGTATCCGGAGATGAGACGCTTGAAGGCAGCGGAGTGACAAACGGAGATCGATTGGAAATTTTATAA
- a CDS encoding WXG100 family type VII secretion target: MSGNIRVTPEELFSKAGQFDTASGEVMELIGKLDGYISELEGMWEGEASVAFLEQYERLKPSFMNMSDLLNQISQQLNNTGETMQSTDSQIAGSFRG, encoded by the coding sequence ATGTCTGGAAACATTCGTGTAACCCCGGAGGAACTATTTTCCAAAGCAGGTCAATTTGATACTGCCAGCGGTGAAGTGATGGAACTTATCGGAAAACTGGATGGTTATATTAGCGAGTTGGAAGGGATGTGGGAAGGTGAAGCTTCAGTAGCCTTTCTTGAACAATACGAGCGGTTAAAACCATCCTTTATGAACATGAGTGATCTATTAAATCAGATTTCACAACAATTGAACAACACCGGTGAAACAATGCAGTCAACGGATAGTCAAATTGCCGGCAGCTTCAGAGGTTAA